In a single window of the Drosophila miranda strain MSH22 chromosome XL, D.miranda_PacBio2.1, whole genome shotgun sequence genome:
- the LOC108164790 gene encoding cytochrome c oxidase assembly factor 6 homolog, with amino-acid sequence MGFPDKAERAKCWTTRDEYWKCLDASAPKHSSTSGEKVPNACKDLRKAFEQSCPGQWVKHFDRKRTYEQFKEKMATGYDPLEERATGEKTAK; translated from the coding sequence ATGGGTTTTCCGGATAAGGCAGAGCGGGCCAAGTGCTGGACCACGCGGGACGAGTATTGGAAGTGCTTGGACGCCAGTGCGCCCAAGCACAGCTCCACGAGCGGTGAGAAAGTGCCCAACGCCTGTAAAGATTTGCGCAAGGCCTTCGAGCAGTCCTGCCCCGGCCAGTGGGTGAAGCACTTTGACCGCAAACGTACATACGAGCAGTTCAAGGAAAAGATGGCCACCGGCTACGACCCGCTGGAGGAGCGTGCCACAGGCGAGAAGACAGCGAAATAA
- the LOC108164689 gene encoding molybdenum cofactor synthesis protein cinnamon: MDPITFGVLTISDTCYNDRSKDRSGPRLVSQIMQAFRNAQVVASVVPDENSLIQSELRQWINREEVRIIFTTGGTGLAPRDVTPEATKPLLDKECPQLMTAITLASLKKTTFAALSRGVCGIAGNTLILNFPGSEKAVSECFETVKDLLPHALHLINDDVALVQRTHAQVQGTETVEAQIHVCPHQTGVGDGRDRHSPFPMLPISVVMDIIFGVVQRTTCLDDDIWKTTSPVNIPPFRASIKDGYAMKSTGFSGSKRVVGFVAAGDAPCAQPLQEDECFKINTGAPLPDQADCVVQVEDTLLVSRDKHGEESLVEIMVEPKPQLDVRPIGHDLRIHDSIFPITDSSPVVIQSLLSSVGISKSLPKPKVALVSTGSELLAPGELPVPGKVYDSNATMLEELLLYFGFNCVRTVVLSDNLPETKRSLVQLFEKVEFVISTGGVSMGDKDFIKTALEELNFKIHCGRVNMKPGKPMTFASKDNMCFFGLPGNPVSAFVTFHLFALPAIRWSAGWERTKCPLATIQVKLSQDLILDPRPEYVRASVTSKNGKLYASVNGNQISSRLQSIAGADVLVHLPARSSECFKATAGESYPASVLRYDFISKYE; encoded by the exons ATGGATCCAATTACTTTCGGTGTTTTAACAA TCAGTGACACCTGTTACAATGACCGCTCGAAGGATCGCAGCGGTCCGCGTTTGGTGTCTCAGATCATGCAGGCCTTCAGAAATGCGCAGGTAGTCGCCAGCGTGGTGCCCGACGAAAACAGCCTCATTCAGAGCGAGCTGCGTCAGTGGATCAACCGGGAGGAGGTTCGCATCATCTTTACCACGGGCGGCACCGGTCTGGCCCCACGCGATGTGACCCCCGAGGCCACTAAGCCGCTGCTCGACAAGGAGTGCCCACAATTGATGACGGCCATAACCCTGGCCTCGCTGAAAAAGACGACTTTTGCGGCTCTGTCGCGTGGAGTTTGTGGCATTGCTGGCAATACACTGATCCTGAACTTCCCCGGGAGCGAAAAGGCAGTATCCGAATGCTTTGAAACGGTGAAGGATTTACTGCCCCATGCACTCCATCTGATCAACGACGACGTGGCCCTGGTGCAACGCACCCATGCCCAGGTGCAGGGTACGGAGACGGTGGAGGCCCAAATTCACGTCTGCCCTCACCAGACAGGAGTTGGAGACGGCAGGGATCGCCACTCGCCCTTTCCCATGCTCCCCATCTCGGTGGTCATGGATATCATATTCGGAGTGGTGCAACGCACTACCTGCTTGGATGATGACATCTGGAAAACGACCTCGCCGGTGAATATACCACCCTTCCGTGCCTCTATCAAGGATGGCTATGCCATGAAATCGACTGGCTTCTCCGGCAGCAAGCGTGTCGTGGGCTTCGTTGCCGCCGGTGATGCG CCCTGCGCACAGCCTCTGCAAGAGGATGAGTGCTTCAAGATAAATACGGGTGCCCCACTGCCAGACCAAGCGGACTGCGTGGTCCAAGTGGAGGATACCCTTTTGGTGAGTCGCGACAAACACGGAGAAGAGAGTCTAGTAGAGATTATGGTGGAGCCAAAGCCGCAATTGGATGTGCG TCCCATTGGTCACGATTTGCGCATCCATGATTCCATTTTCCCTATTACGGATTCTTCACCCGTTGTCATTCAGTCTCTACTGTCCTCTGTGGGAATATCTAAGAGCTTACCCAAGCCCAAGGTGGCCCTCGTCTCCACGGGGAGCGAGCTGCTCGCGCCGGGTGAGCTGCCTGTTCCTGGCAAGGTCTACGACTCTAATGCCACGATGCTGGAGGAGCTGCTACTCTATTTTGGCTTCAACTGCGTACGCACCGTTGTGCTGAGCGACAA CTTACCGGAGACCAAAAGATCTCTAGTCCAACTTTTTGAAAAGGTGGAATTTGTCATCTCCACTGGCGGCGTCTCAATGGGCGACAAGGACTTTATAAAGACAGCGCTGGAGGAACTCAACTTCAAGATCCACTGCGGCCGGGTCAACATGAAGCCTGG CAAGCCCATGACCTTTGCCAGCAAGGATAACATGTGTTTCTTTGGGCTGCCGGGGAACCCCGTCTCCGCCTTTGTCACATTCCATCTGTTTGCGCTCCCAGCCATCCGCTGGTCCGCCGGCTGGGAGAGAACCAAGTGTCCCCTGGCGACCATTCAAGTAAAG CTGTCTCAAGACCTCATTTTGGATCCGCGTCCAGAGTACGTCCGTGCTTCGGTGACCTCCAAAAACGGTAAACTCTATGCCAGCGTCAATGGAAATCAG ATCAGCAGCCGTTTGCAGAGCATTGCAGGGGCCGACGTACTTGTACACCTACCGGCACGCAGCTCCGAGTGCTTCAAGGCAACTGCCGGCGAGTCCTATCCCGCCTCCGTGCTGCGCTACGACTTCATATCCAAGTATGAGTAA
- the LOC108164732 gene encoding uncharacterized oxidoreductase SSP0419: MEPMTMLVLAFQLLALFSIAGALLIYLICKVREDSEAATVEAQPSRVVLVTSADTALGLQLCTHLANKGCRVFAGMKEAHDSLPAKLLCGWMKIREYSEEPIAGTIIPMRLDVTREDVLREATVAMGAHLNADERGIAAVINTSGSVFRGRVESQDVQQWEQMLKTNILGTLRVAKAFVGFLRPTRGRLLYLGGASGTRTGSALTGGEGLVAFNASRVAVDKCAEELRKELQPYGVSVVALDTCGMTAESLYKAPVAQTMSASAEAPTQYTADVLSHSALQVIERALWDFAPQERYTLITQNKYQFTLPCRSSLRLQRPAVAGESATQSV, translated from the exons ATGGAGCCAATGACCATGCTGGTGTTGGCCTTCCAGCTGCTGGCCCTCTTCTCGATCGCCGGTGCGCTACTCATCTACCTAATCTGCAAGGTGCGCGAGGACAGCGAGGCGGCTACCGTGGAGGCCCAGCCGAGCCGGGTGGTACTGGTGACGAGTGCGGACACCGCCCTGGGACTGCAGCTTTGCACCCACCTGGCCAACAAGGGGTGCCGCGTCTTCGCCGGCATGAAGGAGGCCCACGACTCGCTACCCGCCAAGCTCCTCTGCGGTTGGATGAAGATCCGCGAGTACAGCGAAGAGCCCATCGCTGGCACTATCATCCCCATGCGTCTGGACGTGACCCGAGAGGATGTGCTGCGCGAGGCCACTGTCGCCATGGGCGCCCACCTGAACGCCGACGAGCGCGGCATCGCCGCCGTGATCAACACCAGCGGTAGCGTGTTCCGGGGCCGGGTCGAGTCGCAAGACGTGCAGCAGTGGGAGCAAATGCTGAAGACCAACATCCTTGGCACGTTGCGTGTGGCCAAGGCCTTTGTGGGGTTCCTCCGGCCCACGCGCGGTCGCCTCCTTTATCTGGGCGGAGCCAGCGGCACGCGGACGGGTTCAGCGCTAACGGGCGGCGAGGGTTTGGTGGCCTTCAATGCATCGCGCGTGGCTGTGGACAAGTGCGCCGAAGAACTGCGGAAGGAGCTGCAGCCGTACGGCGTCAGTGTGGTGGCGCTGGACACCTGCGGAATGACAGCCGAGTCCCTATACAAGGCCCCTGTAGCACAAA CGATGTCAGCGAGTGCCGAAGCACCTACTCAGTACACGGCGGACGTTCTCAGCCACAGTGCCCTGCAGGTGATCGAGCGGGCGCTGTGGGACTTTGCCCCGCAGGAGCGCTATACGCTTATCACCCAAAACAAGTACCAATTCACATTGCCATGCCGCTCTTCGTTGCGTCTCCAGCGGCCGGCAGTTGCAGGCGAGTCTGCGACGCAATCTGTGTAA